A region from the Gemmatimonadota bacterium genome encodes:
- a CDS encoding isoamylase early set domain-containing protein yields the protein ELSQETGEWEALLASAAELRAERAPAWLAARVMSALSAPPAPTFWRAAWEWLLHPQPVRLRPIGVMLAGAAALLLFWIWPGARPPLPGTGAAGPGAAAQFTGGAVPVVYVQFVFAAESATSVAVAGDFNGWQSAGYPLSDADGDGVWTGLFALQPGLHKYMFLVDGARWLTDPRAERYVDDGFGMRNALIAVAPPTGRAS from the coding sequence GAGCTGAGCCAGGAAACCGGGGAATGGGAGGCTCTGCTCGCCTCGGCCGCCGAGCTGAGGGCAGAGCGGGCGCCGGCGTGGTTGGCAGCGCGTGTCATGAGCGCGCTCTCCGCTCCGCCTGCGCCTACCTTCTGGCGCGCGGCCTGGGAGTGGCTGCTCCACCCCCAACCCGTGCGCCTGCGGCCGATCGGAGTCATGCTGGCTGGCGCGGCCGCGCTCCTGCTCTTCTGGATCTGGCCGGGTGCGAGGCCGCCGCTACCGGGGACGGGTGCCGCTGGGCCAGGCGCGGCCGCCCAGTTTACGGGTGGGGCGGTTCCGGTGGTATACGTGCAGTTCGTGTTTGCTGCCGAGAGTGCGACCTCGGTGGCGGTGGCAGGCGATTTCAATGGCTGGCAGTCCGCCGGCTACCCGTTGAGCGACGCGGATGGCGACGGGGTCTGGACGGGTCTGTTCGCGCTGCAGCCCGGGCTTCACAAATACATGTTCCTGGTAGATGGCGCACGCTGGCTGACGGACCCTCGAGCGGAGCGCTACGTGGATGATGGCTTTGGCATGCGCAACGCGCTCATTGCCGTGGCGCCGCCGACCGGGAGGGCCTCCTGA